The DNA segment ataatttttatttaatttaaattctacttttttatatcttaaataGAAGTGAAcctcacatttttttatttatttaagattaacCACTAgtctaaataaaattttgattaaagaaataagaaaaaaatcgAATAGAAACATTTTTAGTCTaacaaaagtaatttaaaatactaaacaaataattatattaatcaaGATTTGAAAAggaagactttttttttatgattttcttcttcttttttttttgtgatgacgatgaagaagaaaaattgaaccagtggagaagaaaataattcaagaaaataaaactattacTGTTTACAGCCATATAAATTATGACGTTACAAACAGTTGGGGTTTCACTTTTCGGCGGCGAAATGGGTAAACGAGAaaagcagaagcagaagcatGAGAGGCGTAACCGTGGAAGAAGCTCCTTCAGCTATCTTCAAGAAGACCAAGATTTTGATGACACTCCAAGACTCTCACCTTCCGGTGAAGAACCTGTTGATGACAGCAATgcggaagaagaagaagatgatgctGACGAAGCAACAATAAGTCACGAAAACCAATCGCACGATATGCCTTCGAagttcctcctttatcaacaaTCTGTGCAGGTTTGTGTTCCcatcttaaaaaaattggatCTTTGTCAATGGGCATATGCTTGGTTTAGCTGGTTGTTGGGATGGATGATGAAATGTGCAAGATTCAAAATTGTTAGTTTTTGTGTGTTTCTTGGTGAGTTCACTAGCAGTCAAATTTATGGGTTATTGTGTGATTTTTTTGTGTTGATTGAGAAGTTAATAATGTGACTCGATGAAtcatgtttttttgtgtttgtacAGTCTCCTAAAGGAGACATAAGTTATATGCAAAAGTTCTTTCTCATGTACGTGGGTGGAAGGGTAGCCCTTCATCTTCAAGAAGATTTCTGTGGTACTGCGTTTCTTAGGTACATCCTCCCTTATTCATGCCTCTTTTAAGTTATTGATACTCTCATGGATATCCTAAATTGTTAGTTCTGCATCATTGCTTATGTGGTTTTGTAGTGCTGTTCCTAACACTGTTaatccttttctctttttgatGTCTCACTATATTTTTTGTCAGAACAAGTCTACTTACCTGGCTGTGATTTATGTTTATCAGTACAGAATGGCTCCGCAGTGATTCAAGAAGAACAGCGGTAGGATTAGATTTGGATAATGAAGCACTTAATTGGTGCGTGGAAAACAACATACCTTCACTTGGAGCTGATGGATTTTCAAGAATATCCCTCTTTCATGGGAATGTCCTACAACCTCTTGAGTCTGAGCTTGTGAACAAGGATCCTCAGAAGCTGGTAAGCAACGTTTCATTGGCAcagaatgaagaaaatatgCAGGCTGGTGTGCTGGAATCTGATGATCCAGCAGGCTCTGTTGCGGAAGATTATAAGTTTACTAAGAGAAACATAATATTACCTGGAAGAGATATTGTGTGTGCTTTTAACTACAGCTGCTGTTGTCTACATAAACGAGCAGACCTGGTTTTGTATTTCAAGCATGCTCGTGATGCCTTGTCAACTAAAGGTGGAATTTTTGTGATGGATTTATATGGGGGTACATCTTCAGAGCACAAGTTGAGGCTTCAAAGAAGATTTCCTAATTTTACGGTATAATGTTATTgacattaattttgtaaaaattcattaaactATAACATGATGATGTTGCCACGATCTATGTTATTATAGTGCATGAAAGCAAGTAAAAATTCTTACTGACTTTCTTTGACTATCAAATGTTGAAGTTGTGAATATTCCCCTTGAAATGTTATTATGTATAATATGGATTTTGTAATCAAATCTGTAGTATGTATGGGAGCAAGCTGAATTTGATATCATTCAACGGAAGACAAGGATTAGCCTCCATTTCCATTTGAAGAAGGAACAAAGAAAACTTCGTCATGCATTTTCATACAGCTGGCGGTTGTAAGTTCTATACTTATTTTTTCCACcttcaatttgaaaaaatgattttccATTTTTGAGGTGAAAATTATGCTCAATAATACTTCTCATTATTGAAGTTTATTCCTGGTCTGATTGTTTATTTCTGGTCATTTTAACATCATAAGAGGTGTGattgatcaattgtattttttatacagGTGGACGTTGCCTGAGATTAAGGATTGCCTGGAAGAGGCTGGATTTCGATCTGTTCATTTTTGGGTTCGAGAGATGCCAGACAGCTCGGAAATTATGAAGACAGAGGGATTTGGTGCAGGAAAGAATGTAAAATATGAAGAGGCAACAAGTTTTCAGCAACAAGATTCTTGGAATGCTTACATAGTTGGTGTTGCATGATTTCATCTTAGAAATGCTTTCCTTATGAAGTGTAACAATTCTATTCAtcttaaagaataataatagaatTGGGTTTTGAGGTTATGAAGCCTAACAAAGAAACTTCAAGGTGCTTTCCTGTCATGTTGGGTATGAAATTTCATCAAGGGACCATGAGTAGTACACTTTGGTTCAATCAATGCATGAACATTCATTGATCAAGACTGGGTGTCACTGAACACTTACTATACTAACTCTACGTCTTGCCATATTAGCATACATGCTGGCGGTAGGAACAGTTAAGAGCGATGTCGTATGCAGTTCAATGTAAAATGTGTGAAATGATTAGAAATAATGTCTCAACTCTAACTTTTATATGGGTGTGTGCATAACAAAATTTGGACAAAAGAAGTAATTGAAGTGTCATGGCCCCCAAGAATAGGGAGAGAAAATGaagggaagaagagaagagttgTCATTCAAAAACCTATAGATATACACTTGATTTGTGATTTATACCTCACAATTAGTGTAGCATGTACATTTTTCTGCCTCTCATAGCAGTGGCGTGTTTACATAAAAAGTAAACTGAATCTCCAAAAAAACTTGTAGTCAATTTGACGGTTTTGAAAGTTCTCTCTCGATGGCACGAGAGTATGTCCGGTGTTGATATTGGAGGGTAACATCCAACAGTTCATCGAGAGGTGTCCTTGGTTTCCAAGCTGAAACCCAGAAGAATACATTTTAAGATGAATGTTCAGATTCtgtttaataataatacacaGGGCTTAAAAGCGTATTGATTGAATACCAAGCTGCCTGGTGATAAATGTCATGTCAGGGATGCGCCTATCACTGTCATCATAGCCTTTACCATAGAAATCTTCTGCACTCACGTTTACAGTggacatactagaagcaggtgCACCAGACACCTTTGCATAAGccttaatttgaaacaaaatgaGTATATTTACTGACCGAGTATAGAAGGTAGAACTGTTAGAATTTTAGCTTTGGGGCTACCTTTATCATAAGCTCAGCCAGTTCCTTCACAGATACTTCATTGTCTGGGTTTCCCACATTAAATATATACCCATTTGCTCTTTCAGGGTTGTCCTGTGTCATGTTGGCATGTACATTAGTCCAAGCTCATACAGCAACACGGGTGATGGAAGTTCACTTTTGAACTATCTGAACTTACAATCATTAACGCAACAGCATCGATTGCATCCTTAATGTAGAGAAAGGTTCTCTGTGATTTCCCACCGTCAACAAGTTTAAGAGGCTCCCCACGCAGGAGACTCTGGAACAACAAGCATTATGATACACAGTAGTTTATTAAGATCATGATTCATAGAGACATTTGCAGAAAAAAAACGGGCTAGCTGATTTACATTACTGAAACAAGCTAAGACTCGTGGGACACCGTCACTTGGGCCATCCACACCAGGAATGAAGTCCATTCTTGGGCCAATCCAGTTATAAGGTCTAACAATGGTGAAATCGAGGCCATTCTCCGCGTACTCAGCTATGGGTTAGTACTGAGAGTAAGTTAAGAGGGAAAGAAAATTTAATCATAACTATCATCAACTAAAGATGAATCCAGGTCATCGTGTACCATATATTAGCCTGTCTGTCATTTGCTTTGCACAGGCATAAGACCATCTCTGCTTGCTAATTGGACCAAAAATACAAGGACTCTCATCTTCCTTGAGAATGAAATATTTGGGGTCCTGTATCATGCAAACTCATCTTAATTCTAAAAATGATGATACTGTGAAAATAAGTCAATTAGTCTCATAATTTTATtggtaaatttttaaaacagtttAATGCTTGTatattatcaacaaaatcacatgaactgaaaatgaaaaaagaaacaaacaccGTAAGGACTAACTTTGAAAACTAACTCCTAATTTTACACCTTGTTATGAAGCGAGGTGGATATTCATTTACATTAAGAATAACCGTATGAATTTGCATTCTAACGAGGGGCACAAACATAAGGAGATACCTTTCGAAATTCCTCTGGGAGAAAGCTTCCTATAGTCTTCCCGTAAATCTCACACGTAGAAAAATGGATCAAACGTTTCTTGTTTTCAGCGCAATACTTAATCTGCATCACATGAACCCaattacatacatatatacacacaaaCTTGAAGAGATCCCGTTTCAAGAAAAGACCCGATCTTCTAAACCCACCACCGGAATCGAATCAACGAAGTTGCTATAGATGGTCTCCAAAGGGCGTGTGTTGTAATCAGCCGGCGTGCAAATTGCAGCAAGATTGATCGTCTACAGCAAACAAAAACTCaatctcaaataaaaatgacaaatcATCAATCCAACCAGGTTTTCGTTTGCTGTCAATTACTACCACAGTGCCACAACTATTGAAACTATACGTACACATTGGATCATAAATTTTTACAATCATTAGCGTAGTGTAACCATATTTCCAGCTGCAACATTAgtttttttgtaatttgaaatgGCATTGACAATACACGCATCTTTTCATAACACCTAGAATTGTGACATAGCAACATGTGTGATTAAAGTTTCAAGAAAAAATGTTCAAGGAAAATTCAAGACGAATAAACAATTATGGTCCCAAAGTCAAGACTCGAGTCAACTACacttatattcattattgaccACTATACAGTGCCACAAATTAAAACTGACTACTTTGAATAACAAGCTATGTTATCATACAGGGAACCATGATCCTCTCCCAAACTTTAATTTtcctttatatattatatgcgAAGATTTTTAAACTTTAGCCGGAATCACTTTTGAGTCACAATTTCATTACATTTCATGATATTACAAAAATCGAACATGTTCACAATTGGAGATATACAGTGTAATCATATAGAAACCAAAAGCATTTACATTGtcacaacattttttaaacattttggaTTAACTAGGCTATCTGTGGAACAAGAGTTAAAAACAAGTTCTCGAAATATATAGCTGAGAATAAACCTAAGAATCAACCATATATCTTATCGTATtgatacattatttaaaatgttagctatatgtaatattttttacagattaataatttaatcaCATTTCAAACCATAAGAACATTTAGCCAACGGAATAAGAGTATTCAAATTGTGAAGAAAAGTGGAAGGAGAGGGAAGAATACTTACGAGATCCGAGGATTTGATGAGTGTTTCGAGTCGGGAATCGCTCTTGATGTTGAGTTGGTGAAACTCGATGCGGTGCGCCCAGGGAAGGGACCTGTCGAGGAGGTGGTCGATTTTCTCCGAGGAGACGTCCACCACTACTGCCTTGTGGTTGG comes from the Vigna radiata var. radiata cultivar VC1973A chromosome 2, Vradiata_ver6, whole genome shotgun sequence genome and includes:
- the LOC106755644 gene encoding uncharacterized protein LOC106755644, whose amino-acid sequence is MTLQTVGVSLFGGEMGKREKQKQKHERRNRGRSSFSYLQEDQDFDDTPRLSPSGEEPVDDSNAEEEEDDADEATISHENQSHDMPSKFLLYQQSVQSPKGDISYMQKFFLMYVGGRVALHLQEDFCGTAFLSTEWLRSDSRRTAVGLDLDNEALNWCVENNIPSLGADGFSRISLFHGNVLQPLESELVNKDPQKLVSNVSLAQNEENMQAGVLESDDPAGSVAEDYKFTKRNIILPGRDIVCAFNYSCCCLHKRADLVLYFKHARDALSTKGGIFVMDLYGGTSSEHKLRLQRRFPNFTYVWEQAEFDIIQRKTRISLHFHLKKEQRKLRHAFSYSWRLWTLPEIKDCLEEAGFRSVHFWVREMPDSSEIMKTEGFGAGKNVKYEEATSFQQQDSWNAYIVGVA
- the LOC106755888 gene encoding UDP-D-apiose/UDP-D-xylose synthase 2-like; the encoded protein is MLSICMIGGGGFIGSHLCEKLVAETNHKAVVVDVSSEKIDHLLDRSLPWAHRIEFHQLNIKSDSRLETLIKSSDLTINLAAICTPADYNTRPLETIYSNFVDSIPVIKYCAENKKRLIHFSTCEIYGKTIGSFLPEEFRKDPKYFILKEDESPCIFGPISKQRWSYACAKQMTDRLIYAEYAENGLDFTIVRPYNWIGPRMDFIPGVDGPSDGVPRVLACFSNSLLRGEPLKLVDGGKSQRTFLYIKDAIDAVALMIDNPERANGYIFNVGNPDNEVSVKELAELMIKAYAKVSGAPASSMSTVNVSAEDFYGKGYDDSDRRIPDMTFITRQLAWKPRTPLDELLDVTLQYQHRTYSRAIERELSKPSN